The Palleronia sp. THAF1 genome contains the following window.
TGATTTCCTGATGGATTATCTGAAGTCCCGCGCGCCCTTCTGGAAGAAGGAAGTGACGTCTGATGGGGCCGAATGGGTTGCAGCGAAAGACGAAGACGAAGACGCGCTATCGCGTTGGGACGATATGCGCCGCGCGCCTTAATTCCCGGCGTTCATCCGCTCGATATAGTCGCGCAGTTCTTCCGCTTCGGCACGGGCATCGCGTAGTCCGTCCATGGCGGCGCGCAGTTCTGCTTCTGTCGAGTGCAATTGCCCGACCATTTCGTGCTCGCGATCTTGCAGGTATTGCAGCGCCTGATCGCGGCTTTCCTCGGCCTCGTGCATCATCTGCGCCATTCGGTCCAACTCGCCCAGATCCGCTTGGGATACGCGGGTCAGTCGGTGGACCAGCCAATTTGCGAACCAACCTAGCATGAATGCCACGAACAGGATGATGGCTGTGGCAATGACAAATTCGGTGCGGTTCATTCGGTAGTCTCAGCCTCGGCGCTTGCGGTCTCTGGGTCTTGGCCTTCCGCGAGGCTGAATTCAATACGCCTGTTCGCTTCGCGTCCCTCAGCCGTGTCATTATCGGCAATCGGGTTCGCCTCACCGTATCCGACCGCAGTCAGATCGCCGACCGGCACGCGGCGCGCGAGCAAAGCGGCCAGCACCGCTTCCGCGCGCTGTTGCGAAAGCTGTTGGTTCATTTCTTCGCGCCCTTGGCTGTCGGTGTATCCAGCGACTTCCATCCCAACACCGTCGCATCGTCCAAGGATGGCAGCGATGGCCGCCACGCTATCGCGCGACTCGGTGGCGATGGTGGCCGATCCGGGGTCGAAGGTGATCTGTCTGTCAGAAAGAATAGAGTTGATCTGCGCCACACACTCTTCCGGAGTCGGCAGGGCAAGTTCGGCGTCCAGTCGCTTGTCGTAGGCGACATCGACCTCGAATCGCGCGGCATCGCCCAATTGGGTCGTCAGCAGGCGCGTGATCTGGGCCGTGGTTTCCTGACTGCCAGAGGTGCCAGAAATCGCCATCTGGTCCTCTGTCACCGTCACCGCGCCGAAGTTCATCTTCGCGAGGGCTTCCATCCCCGCGAGAACGCGCGCCCCCCATCCAGGGGGCACATCTTCTGCCACATCAAGCGATGCCGAGAGCTCGTTGCCGGCGAACAGCGCACGCCCGAAGCTGCTGACCACGGTGCGCGACAGGGGCGTCTCGACCCGTCCGCGAATCTGCACGAGGCCTTCGGGGCTGCGGGTTGCGGTGAACTCGGCAGGGCCCGCATCGGGCTCGACGGCTTCGGCGTCGGCCTGCAAGGCTGTAAGGGTGAATTCTTCTGGAAGCTCCGAGCGCAGATCGGCGGCGATGCGTCCGAAATCCTGCGTTTCCGCGTCTGCTTCGAGTCGCATCTCCAGATCGCTGATCGTCAGCGTCCCGCCTTCGACCAGACCCAGCGCGCGGATCGCGGCGCTGGCAACACGCGGCCATTCGGGTGTGGGCGCACCAAGACCAAGGGGGCAGCGAGCGTTGGTCAGGCCGATATCTTCGGCGGCGCCAAGGATCGCGTCGCGGCCTTGCTCTGTGCTGGCAGAGCAGGCGTCCAGCCGCGTGCGGTCTTCCCCCTTCGTCGCGCGCAGAACGAACGGCGTGATGACCGGACGGGGCGCGGTGATATCCAGCGTGACGGTGGTTTCTTCCGGCGCGATGGCGCGCAGGGCCGAACGCATCGTGTCCCGCTGGGCTTCGCTGTCGGCCATCGTAATAACATCTATCCGGTCCGCTGCGATCGAGATCTTTGCCTTCTCGGACCGTTCCAGCGCGCGCAGCCCAAACTCCAAAGCCTCTTCCCAGCCTTCCGGCACAGGGTAGCTGGCTGTTTGCAAAAGGTCGGTGATCGGGGCGTTTTGCGCGCGGCGGGCGATCCGCTCCATGAAGCCAAGGCGATCCATGTCAGCGGGCACAAGGCCGATCAGGCTGATGCCGTCTTCCGAACGCAGCAGTTCGACCGAGAAGCGCGGAGCCTCGATCGTGTCGCGCTTCTCAACCTCCATTCGGTCGATGACGCGTGTACCTTCGACGATGCGCCCCGCGACCGACAGCGCGCGAAAGCGCGTCGCCTCGTCGGGCGCGGTTCCGCTCAGGTCAAGCTGCAGCCCATCGGCAGAGACGGTGGCCCAGTCGTAACCCGCAGTGTTCAGCGCTTCTGACACGGCGCTGGCCGAGCGCGCCTCAATCTGGCTGACGGTCAGGATCGCACCACCGACACACAGCGCGCCTGCGGCGACGAAGGTGGCAATGGCGGGAAGTGTCGGTTTCGCTGGCATAGTGTCCCGATGTATCTTTAGCCGGTGACGGCTGGTCTAGCGAGCGCAGGCGAGCGCGTCCATTCACAGCACCGCGGCTATGGCGAG
Protein-coding sequences here:
- a CDS encoding OmpA family protein, whose product is MPAKPTLPAIATFVAAGALCVGGAILTVSQIEARSASAVSEALNTAGYDWATVSADGLQLDLSGTAPDEATRFRALSVAGRIVEGTRVIDRMEVEKRDTIEAPRFSVELLRSEDGISLIGLVPADMDRLGFMERIARRAQNAPITDLLQTASYPVPEGWEEALEFGLRALERSEKAKISIAADRIDVITMADSEAQRDTMRSALRAIAPEETTVTLDITAPRPVITPFVLRATKGEDRTRLDACSASTEQGRDAILGAAEDIGLTNARCPLGLGAPTPEWPRVASAAIRALGLVEGGTLTISDLEMRLEADAETQDFGRIAADLRSELPEEFTLTALQADAEAVEPDAGPAEFTATRSPEGLVQIRGRVETPLSRTVVSSFGRALFAGNELSASLDVAEDVPPGWGARVLAGMEALAKMNFGAVTVTEDQMAISGTSGSQETTAQITRLLTTQLGDAARFEVDVAYDKRLDAELALPTPEECVAQINSILSDRQITFDPGSATIATESRDSVAAIAAILGRCDGVGMEVAGYTDSQGREEMNQQLSQQRAEAVLAALLARRVPVGDLTAVGYGEANPIADNDTAEGREANRRIEFSLAEGQDPETASAEAETTE